In Cryptomeria japonica chromosome 10, Sugi_1.0, whole genome shotgun sequence, a genomic segment contains:
- the LOC131064338 gene encoding 7-deoxyloganetin glucosyltransferase, with protein MTSIPRPPHAVVAPFPAKSHVNLLMQFAKLLAARGFFVTFIVTDWIEQKIFEKPNDSAALSRQLQQQGLQIRFLAIPDDHPPDHRRIQAIDEYFLAAQKLGPAMVRLLQSAANEAPPVTCIVSDCFMSCTHQVATSLALPRVLFWTYCTSAAIALSSSRTLMKKGYIPINVKEARRPENLITCLPGKIPPLRPTDLHTVFRIQDMANSLFQVMMYESEIQNKVDYVLINVFEELEGPEAAEGLSKGYPALPIGPVFLPEFLQATKSSISFGTRLWEEDLDCLEWLQTKPPSSVLYVSFGSIFEMSMVQLQQLALGLEASQQPFLWVLRPGIAEGKAAVLPEGFTERIGDRGRIVQWAPQVKVLSHPSVGGFFTHNGWNSTLESISMGVPMIGWPLGAEQFLNCRFCKEIWKIGMDFESRVEVNDIVLWEEVEMVVRAMMEGAQGKELRKNAARLKEAATKAVMAGGSSYRNLDKFTRDMTARANSESV; from the exons ATGACCTCAATCCCACGTCCTCCGCACGCAGTAGTCGCGCCTTTTCCTGCTAAAAGCCATGTGAATCTTCTCATGCAGTTTGCAAAACTCTTGGCTGCCAGAGGATTCTTCGTAACTTTCATCGTCACAGACTGGATTGAGCAGAAGATATTCGAAAAGCCCAACGATTCCGCCGCCCTTTCACGTCAGTTGCAGCAGCAAGGCCTGCAGATTCGCTTTCTGGCTATTCCGGATGACCACCCTCCCGACCATCGACGAATACAAGCGATTGACGAGTATTTTCTAGCCGCACAAAAGTTAGGCCCCGCCATGGTTCGGCTCCTGCAGAGCGCAGCCAATGAAGCCCCGCCAGTCACTTGTATTGTTAGTGATTGCTTCATGTCTTGCACCCACCAAGTAGCCACATCGCTGGCTCTGCCTCGCGTCCTTTTCTGGACTTACTGCACCTCTGCTGCCATTGCACTCTCAAGTTCTCGGACGCTTATGAAGAAGGGATATATTCCAATAAATG TGAAAGAGGCACGGCGGCCAGAAAACCTTATCACTTGTCTTCCCGGTAAAATTCCCCCTTTGAGGCCAACGGACCTTCACACCGTCTTCCGAATTCAAGATATGGCCAATTCATTGTTTCAAGTGATGATGTACGAATCCGAGATTCAGAACAAGGTGGACTATGTGCTTATCAATGTGTTTGAAGAGCTGGAAGGACCTGAGGCTGCAGAGGGGCTATCCAAAGGCTACCCTGCTCTGCCCATCGGCCCTGTCTTCCTTCCCGAGTTCCTCCAAGCCACAAAATCCTCTATAAGTTTTGGTACCAGGCTGTGGGAAGAGGACCTGGATTGCCTTGAATGGCTTCAGACTAAACCACCCTCCTCTGTTCTGTACGTCTCTTTTGGGAGCATCTTTGAGATGTCGATGGTGCAGTTGCAACAACTGGCTCTAGGGCTTGAGGCCAGCCAACAGCCTTTTCTGTGGGTATTACGGCCTGGCATAGCGGAGGGAAAGGCCGCGGTCTTGCCCGAGGGATTCACGGAACGAATTGGGGACCGCGGAAGGATTGTGCAGTGGGCGCCTCAGGTGAAGGTTCTTTCCCATCCCTCTGTTGGTGGATTCTTCACCCACAACGGATGGAACTCCACCTTAGAAAGTATAAGCATGGGAGTACCTATGATTGGATGGCCTCTCGGGGCAGAACAGTTTCTTAACTGcagattttgcaaagagatatGGAAGATTGGCATGGATTTTGAGTCTCGAGTTGAAGTAAATGATATTGTACTCTGGGAGGAGGTGGAGATGGTAGTTCGAGCGATGATGGAAGGCGCCCAAGGAAAGGAATTAAGAAAGAATGCAGCAAGGTTGAAAGAGGCTGCTACCAAGGCAGTGATGGCAGGGGGTTCATCTTATCgaaatttggataaatttaccaggGACATGACTGCAAGAGCCAATTCCGAGAGTGTATAA